From a single Hymenobacter sp. YIM 151500-1 genomic region:
- a CDS encoding SDR family NAD(P)-dependent oxidoreductase gives MQTAFITGASSGIGRATAVALGRSGFRLVLAGRRRERLEELAQELKGVPTHLLTFDVRDQAAVDAAVASLPTEFQDVDVLINNAGNAHGLAPIQDGDVRDWDAMLDGNVKGLLYVSRAVLPAMQRRRVGYIINIGSIAGHETYPNGNVYCASKAAVAALTQGMRMDLLPLNIRVAEVNPGLVETEFSQVRFKGDTARAAQTYQGLEPLRPEDIADLIQFMVTRPPHVNLAEVLILPAAQASATQVRRTS, from the coding sequence ATGCAAACGGCATTTATTACCGGCGCTTCGTCGGGGATTGGGCGGGCTACGGCAGTGGCGCTGGGCCGCAGCGGGTTCCGGCTGGTGCTGGCGGGCCGCCGCCGGGAGCGGCTGGAGGAGCTGGCCCAGGAGCTGAAAGGCGTGCCCACCCACCTGCTCACCTTCGACGTGCGCGACCAGGCTGCCGTGGACGCCGCCGTGGCCAGCCTGCCTACTGAGTTCCAGGACGTGGACGTGCTCATCAACAATGCCGGCAATGCCCACGGCCTGGCCCCCATCCAGGACGGCGACGTGCGCGACTGGGACGCCATGCTCGACGGCAACGTGAAAGGCTTGCTCTACGTGAGCCGGGCCGTGCTGCCGGCCATGCAACGGCGCCGGGTGGGCTACATCATCAACATTGGCTCCATTGCCGGCCACGAAACCTACCCCAACGGCAACGTGTACTGCGCCTCCAAAGCGGCGGTAGCCGCCCTCACTCAGGGTATGCGCATGGACCTGCTACCCCTGAACATCCGGGTGGCCGAAGTGAATCCGGGCCTCGTGGAAACCGAGTTTTCCCAGGTGCGCTTCAAGGGCGACACGGCCCGCGCCGCCCAAACCTACCAAGGCCTGGAACCCCTGCGCCCCGAAGACATTGCCGACCTGATTCAGTTCATGGTGACGCGCCCGCCCCACGTCAACTTGGCCGAAGTGTTGATTCTGCCTGCCGCCCAGGCCTCCGCCACGCAGGTGCGCCGCACTTCGTAG
- a CDS encoding type IX secretion/gliding motility protein PorT/SprT, which yields MATPHVRHQLHLHRAKVARLGLVALAALALPLTAQAQRKSQTSAKRGRNGQVKSVTVNNLPGYDDRWLHLGLYVAPNFSRYKIEQAPGYPDQQGVSANSTVSPGFSVGFLGDLRIADYLTLTFTPGVSFLTRRIDYKDFGYAPQTSADPETIETQEVGTTQLDLPVLFKIKSERRRNTRVYIVGGVNPNFTLGSRRTDEQANVIRAGTADVALEYGVGLDLFYPYFKFSPELRFSHGLTNLHQPGATDVYTRSLQSMKSNTVTLYLNIWSGR from the coding sequence ATGGCAACCCCTCACGTTCGGCATCAGCTCCATTTACACCGCGCAAAAGTAGCCCGGCTGGGCCTGGTGGCCCTAGCCGCTTTGGCGCTGCCGCTCACGGCCCAGGCCCAGCGCAAAAGCCAAACCAGCGCCAAGCGCGGCCGCAACGGCCAGGTGAAATCCGTGACGGTTAACAACCTGCCCGGCTACGACGACCGGTGGCTGCACCTGGGCCTGTACGTGGCGCCCAACTTTTCGCGCTACAAGATTGAGCAGGCACCCGGCTACCCCGACCAGCAGGGCGTTTCGGCCAATTCTACGGTTAGCCCCGGCTTTTCGGTGGGCTTTTTGGGTGATTTGCGCATAGCCGATTACCTAACGCTGACCTTCACGCCGGGGGTGAGCTTCCTGACGCGGCGTATCGATTATAAAGATTTCGGCTACGCGCCGCAAACCTCCGCCGACCCTGAAACCATCGAGACCCAGGAAGTGGGAACGACCCAGCTGGACCTGCCGGTGCTGTTCAAGATAAAGTCGGAGCGGCGGCGCAACACGCGGGTCTACATCGTGGGCGGCGTCAACCCCAACTTCACCCTGGGCAGCCGCCGCACCGACGAGCAAGCCAACGTGATACGGGCCGGTACCGCCGACGTGGCCCTGGAGTACGGCGTGGGCCTGGACTTGTTTTATCCGTACTTCAAGTTTTCGCCGGAGCTGCGCTTTTCCCACGGCCTCACCAACCTGCACCAGCCCGGCGCCACCGACGTGTACACGCGCAGCTTGCAGAGCATGAAAAGCAACACGGTGACCTTGTACCTCAACATCTGGTCGGGGCGCTAG
- the ubiE gene encoding bifunctional demethylmenaquinone methyltransferase/2-methoxy-6-polyprenyl-1,4-benzoquinol methylase UbiE, with translation MSVVPYKDDAAGKKSQVAQMFNSIAGKYDFLNHFLSVGTDIYWRRKAVGELKQLRPARVLDIATGTADFAIETLRAAAPDAHVTGVDISEGMLEVGRRKLAEKGLGHRIQLELGDSENLPFPDNHFDAVTASFGVRNFENLEQGLVEMRRVLRPGGKLVVLEFSKPTAFPLKQAYNFYFRRILPVFGKLISKDRAAYTYLPESVQAFPDGPDFLAILRKVGFTSPAWQPLTFGISSIYTAQK, from the coding sequence ATGTCCGTAGTACCCTACAAAGATGACGCCGCTGGCAAAAAGTCGCAGGTGGCGCAGATGTTCAACAGCATTGCCGGGAAGTACGACTTCCTGAACCACTTCCTGAGCGTCGGGACCGATATTTATTGGCGGCGCAAGGCGGTGGGGGAGCTGAAGCAGCTGCGCCCGGCGCGGGTGCTGGACATTGCCACCGGCACGGCCGACTTCGCCATCGAAACCCTGCGTGCCGCCGCCCCCGATGCCCACGTGACGGGCGTGGACATTTCGGAAGGTATGCTGGAAGTGGGCCGCCGCAAGCTGGCCGAAAAAGGCCTGGGCCACCGCATTCAGCTGGAACTGGGCGACTCCGAGAATCTGCCGTTTCCTGACAACCACTTCGATGCCGTGACGGCTTCATTTGGGGTGCGCAACTTTGAGAACCTGGAACAGGGCCTGGTGGAGATGCGGCGGGTGCTGCGGCCCGGCGGCAAGCTGGTGGTACTGGAATTCTCCAAGCCCACGGCGTTTCCGCTGAAGCAGGCCTACAACTTTTACTTTCGGCGTATCCTGCCGGTATTCGGCAAACTCATTTCCAAAGACCGCGCCGCTTATACGTACCTGCCCGAGTCGGTGCAGGCATTTCCGGATGGCCCCGATTTTCTGGCCATTCTGCGTAAAGTCGGCTTTACTTCTCCCGCATGGCAACCCCTCACGTTCGGCATCAGCTCCATTTACACCGCGCAAAAGTAG
- a CDS encoding OmpA family protein produces the protein MDNLVRRLLKASCAFALTAAVAQPALAQSTRKQLKTANKFFNEENYRASIPFYEQVLAKEPNNAQALFRAGIAYMSFDKEKASDYIYKAQRLKKNVAKDVEYWLGRVDHLNYNFDEAIGHFQAYNATLKSKDSRKRELAQLIQHSKNAKVQFNSPKDIFVNNLGPTINTQWSEHSPVISADDKILLFTSRSDNMNNVPVAEDMKGKEKGKGAIAADGQYYENIYEAKRVDEQNWEKPRSLSTVLNGKGHDASIQVFDNDTKMLLYRQDENGDIFYSEKSGGDWTNPKKLNGNINSKAFESDAFITPDGLTIYFSTGKYSEDGTLDIYSATRQPGGDWGPAKSIGGAINTPYDDDSPYLSKDGKTLYFASRGHNTMGGYDIFKSEYDSVGRKWGRPENMGYPINTPDDDTYYRLSPDGSYAYLSSYRIGGYGEKDIYTINYIKNAIIRGKVYSQRDSTVIPGVELVFSGTQADKTALSYRDVTKPETGDYQVSVLSGRTYQVAVSKDGKNIETQEFAVPISTNDSTVVEKNFYVPYVDTTSAALFAFKKIYFDTDKYKLRPESITELNNISGILKANPGINISIEGHCDSRNTDEYNMVLGQNRANAAFNFLKKSGIAETRMATVSYGERRPAAANDSPENMQLNRRVEFRVVAQEGQTAPQVSGGAAPTGTDTATGTTTTTATDATTTTTTTAAPLTPGKSKVKMADGTKVKTKVDEDSDKVKVKTEGPAGEKSKTVTKDGTIDSKAKDAEGEKVKVKTDND, from the coding sequence ATGGACAACTTAGTCAGAAGGTTACTGAAAGCCTCGTGCGCCTTCGCGCTGACGGCGGCTGTGGCTCAGCCTGCCCTGGCCCAGAGCACACGCAAGCAGCTGAAGACCGCCAATAAGTTCTTTAATGAAGAGAACTACCGGGCCTCCATCCCTTTCTACGAGCAAGTGTTGGCCAAGGAGCCAAACAACGCTCAGGCGTTGTTCCGGGCGGGTATTGCCTACATGTCTTTCGACAAGGAAAAGGCTAGCGACTACATCTACAAGGCCCAGCGCCTGAAGAAGAACGTGGCCAAGGACGTGGAGTACTGGCTGGGCCGCGTCGACCACCTAAACTACAACTTCGACGAGGCCATCGGTCACTTCCAGGCCTACAATGCTACGTTGAAAAGCAAGGACAGCCGCAAGCGTGAGCTGGCCCAGCTGATTCAGCACAGCAAAAACGCCAAGGTGCAGTTCAACAGCCCCAAGGACATTTTCGTCAACAACCTGGGCCCCACCATCAACACGCAGTGGTCGGAGCACAGCCCGGTAATTTCGGCCGACGATAAAATCCTGCTGTTCACCTCGCGCTCCGACAACATGAACAATGTGCCGGTGGCCGAGGATATGAAAGGCAAAGAGAAGGGGAAAGGGGCTATTGCTGCTGACGGTCAATACTATGAGAATATCTACGAAGCCAAGCGCGTCGACGAACAGAACTGGGAGAAGCCTCGCTCGCTGAGCACCGTGCTCAACGGCAAAGGCCACGACGCTTCCATTCAGGTGTTCGACAACGACACCAAGATGCTGCTCTACCGCCAGGATGAGAATGGCGACATTTTCTACTCAGAGAAGAGCGGTGGCGACTGGACCAACCCCAAGAAGCTGAATGGCAACATCAACTCGAAAGCCTTCGAGTCAGATGCCTTCATTACGCCCGATGGCCTGACCATTTACTTCTCGACCGGCAAATACTCGGAAGACGGTACGCTGGACATCTACTCTGCCACCCGCCAGCCCGGCGGCGACTGGGGCCCGGCCAAGAGCATCGGGGGCGCCATCAACACGCCCTACGACGACGACAGCCCTTACCTGAGCAAGGACGGCAAGACCCTGTACTTCGCTTCGCGCGGGCACAACACCATGGGCGGCTACGACATCTTCAAGTCGGAGTACGACTCGGTGGGCCGCAAGTGGGGCCGCCCCGAAAACATGGGCTACCCCATTAACACCCCCGACGACGACACCTACTACCGCCTGAGCCCGGATGGTTCCTACGCCTACCTCAGCTCTTACCGCATCGGGGGCTACGGCGAGAAAGACATCTACACCATCAACTACATCAAGAACGCCATCATCCGGGGCAAGGTGTACTCGCAGCGCGACAGCACCGTAATTCCGGGTGTGGAGCTGGTGTTCAGCGGCACCCAGGCCGACAAAACGGCTCTGAGCTACCGCGATGTAACCAAGCCCGAAACCGGCGACTACCAGGTGAGCGTGCTTTCGGGCCGTACCTACCAAGTGGCCGTGTCGAAGGATGGCAAGAACATCGAGACCCAGGAGTTTGCCGTGCCGATTTCGACCAATGATTCGACGGTGGTGGAGAAGAACTTCTACGTACCGTACGTAGACACTACTTCGGCGGCGCTGTTTGCTTTCAAGAAAATCTACTTCGACACCGACAAGTACAAGCTGCGGCCGGAGTCGATTACCGAGCTGAACAACATCAGCGGCATTCTGAAGGCTAACCCCGGTATCAACATCTCGATTGAGGGCCACTGCGACTCGCGCAACACCGACGAGTATAACATGGTGCTGGGCCAGAACCGTGCTAACGCTGCCTTCAACTTCCTGAAGAAGTCGGGCATTGCCGAAACGCGCATGGCAACCGTAAGCTACGGGGAGCGTCGTCCGGCCGCGGCCAACGACTCGCCGGAGAACATGCAGCTGAACCGCCGCGTGGAGTTCCGCGTGGTAGCCCAGGAAGGCCAGACTGCTCCGCAGGTTAGCGGCGGCGCTGCCCCAACCGGCACCGACACGGCCACTGGCACCACGACTACCACCGCCACGGACGCAACTACTACCACGACCACCACGGCTGCTCCGCTGACGCCCGGCAAGAGCAAGGTGAAAATGGCAGACGGCACCAAGGTGAAAACCAAAGTGGACGAGGACAGCGACAAGGTGAAAGTGAAAACCGAAGGCCCCGCCGGCGAGAAGAGCAAGACCGTAACCAAAGACGGCACGATTGACTCGAAGGCAAAAGATGCAGAAGGCGAGAAGGTCAAAGTGAAGACCGACAACGACTAA
- the yihA gene encoding ribosome biogenesis GTP-binding protein YihA/YsxC, whose product MNIRQAKFLMSNSRVEDCPAPTLPEYAFIGRSNVGKSSLINMLTEQKGLAKTSSLPGKTQLINHFLIDNTWYLVDLPGYGYARVSKEARTKWGRMINYYLHKRENLTCVFVLLDSRLEPQAIDLEFMEQLGQDGIPFVMVFTKADKQSGTRTRHHVASYLAKMGETWDELPRHFVTSATEKTGRDELLSFIEEVNRQVAQAGDNA is encoded by the coding sequence ATGAATATTCGGCAAGCCAAGTTTTTGATGAGCAATTCCCGCGTTGAGGATTGCCCCGCTCCCACTCTGCCAGAATACGCATTTATTGGCCGCTCAAATGTGGGGAAATCTTCGCTGATAAATATGCTTACCGAGCAAAAAGGTTTGGCAAAAACTTCTTCTTTACCAGGCAAAACTCAGCTTATAAATCATTTTCTCATTGATAATACCTGGTACTTGGTTGACTTGCCGGGCTACGGCTACGCCCGCGTCAGCAAGGAGGCCCGGACCAAATGGGGCCGCATGATTAATTACTACCTGCACAAGCGCGAAAACCTGACCTGCGTATTCGTGCTGCTGGATTCGCGCCTGGAGCCCCAGGCCATCGACCTGGAATTTATGGAGCAGCTCGGGCAGGACGGAATTCCCTTTGTAATGGTGTTCACCAAAGCCGATAAGCAGTCGGGCACGCGCACCCGGCACCATGTGGCCAGCTACCTGGCGAAGATGGGCGAAACCTGGGACGAGCTGCCTCGCCATTTCGTTACTTCGGCCACCGAAAAAACCGGCCGCGACGAGCTGCTTTCCTTTATTGAGGAGGTAAACCGGCAGGTGGCGCAGGCGGGCGACAATGCGTAA
- a CDS encoding energy transducer TonB, giving the protein MKKIFVLLSVGLLACSVPALAQKTKVKVKTDGPAPATTESTPDQGAPAAPASAPKTIPVAEYYEGGQEAMYAFIEKELKYPIMARRNRIQGQCIVSFTLNTDGTMSGVKLVKNIGGGCGEEALRVVRLLKFKKPDYAVLTSLPVTFKLPAPGQAAATE; this is encoded by the coding sequence ATGAAAAAAATTTTTGTTCTGCTTAGTGTAGGCCTGCTGGCTTGCTCGGTGCCGGCGCTGGCTCAGAAAACCAAAGTCAAGGTGAAAACCGACGGCCCGGCCCCGGCAACCACGGAATCCACGCCAGACCAGGGCGCGCCGGCCGCGCCGGCTTCGGCGCCCAAGACCATTCCGGTGGCCGAGTATTATGAAGGCGGCCAGGAAGCCATGTACGCCTTTATCGAAAAGGAACTGAAATACCCCATCATGGCCCGCCGCAACCGGATTCAGGGCCAGTGCATCGTGAGCTTCACGCTGAACACCGACGGCACCATGTCGGGGGTGAAGCTGGTGAAGAACATTGGGGGCGGCTGCGGCGAGGAAGCTCTGCGCGTGGTGCGTTTGCTCAAGTTCAAGAAGCCCGACTACGCCGTGCTCACCAGCCTGCCCGTCACGTTTAAGCTGCCGGCGCCCGGCCAGGCCGCCGCAACCGAATAA
- a CDS encoding DUF5606 family protein, with product MPYDLKEVAAISGMPGLYRLVKPTRAGVIVEALDEKGTRSVASARNKVSLLHEISIYTQEYDTTVPLAEVFDRIYQKHGAELALTHKSDDRDLTAFMGEILPDYDRNRVYMSDIKKLVQWYHVVSRRLPYQEAAPATTESATAAGDSAPTPEATPEAAESSATPAASEGKAKAPRKKAAKSDDEPAADEALSTAGIIPAATEDTAEGSPEAAVAKPAKKTTRKKTE from the coding sequence ATGCCCTACGACCTGAAGGAAGTTGCCGCCATCAGCGGAATGCCCGGTCTGTACCGCCTCGTCAAGCCCACCCGCGCGGGGGTTATCGTGGAAGCCCTCGATGAAAAGGGTACCCGCTCGGTGGCCTCGGCCCGCAACAAGGTGTCGCTGCTGCACGAAATCTCCATCTACACCCAGGAGTACGACACCACCGTACCGCTGGCCGAGGTGTTTGACCGCATCTACCAGAAGCACGGCGCCGAGCTAGCCCTCACGCACAAGTCGGACGACCGGGACCTGACGGCCTTCATGGGCGAGATTCTGCCCGACTACGACCGCAACCGCGTGTACATGTCGGATATCAAGAAGCTGGTGCAGTGGTACCACGTGGTAAGCCGCCGCCTGCCCTACCAGGAAGCCGCTCCGGCTACTACGGAAAGCGCCACCGCCGCCGGGGATTCGGCCCCTACTCCCGAAGCTACCCCGGAAGCTGCGGAGTCGTCGGCAACACCAGCCGCTTCGGAGGGCAAGGCCAAAGCGCCGCGCAAAAAGGCCGCCAAGTCAGACGATGAGCCCGCGGCTGATGAGGCGCTGAGCACGGCCGGCATTATCCCGGCCGCTACCGAAGACACGGCCGAGGGCAGCCCCGAAGCCGCCGTTGCCAAGCCCGCCAAGAAAACCACCCGTAAAAAGACTGAGTAA
- the fbp gene encoding class 1 fructose-bisphosphatase — protein sequence MTHHDKLALPVGTTLDRFIMRKQEDFPYATGELSQLLRDIALAAKIVNREINRSGLIDIAGAYGNRNVQGEDQQKLDVIANIRFIRALRNGGEVCTIISEEDDEMIQTGNVQGKYVVAIDPLDGSSNIDVNVSIGTIFSIYRRVSPTGSEGTAQDCLQTGTHQVAAGYVIYGSSTMLVYTTGNGVNGFTYEPSLGEFFLSHPNIQTPRTGAIYSINEGVSESFSEGMKAFVAHCKESSYSARYIGSLVADFHRNLLKGGIYLYPASQKSPQGKLRLMYECNPLAFIVEQAGGKSSNGRRRTMEIEPQTMHERCPLFIGSPELVEKVEEFLASEYANDIVLNA from the coding sequence ATGACCCACCACGACAAACTGGCGCTGCCCGTCGGCACCACCCTGGACCGCTTTATCATGCGCAAGCAGGAAGACTTCCCCTACGCCACCGGGGAGCTGTCGCAGCTGCTGCGCGATATTGCGCTGGCCGCCAAAATCGTCAACCGCGAAATCAACCGCTCCGGCCTCATCGACATTGCCGGGGCCTATGGCAACCGCAACGTGCAGGGCGAAGACCAGCAGAAGCTCGACGTTATTGCCAACATCCGCTTTATCCGGGCTTTGCGCAACGGCGGCGAGGTGTGCACCATCATTTCGGAAGAAGACGACGAGATGATTCAGACCGGCAACGTGCAGGGCAAGTACGTGGTAGCCATCGACCCCTTGGACGGCTCTTCCAACATCGACGTCAACGTCAGCATCGGCACCATCTTCAGCATCTACCGCCGCGTGTCGCCGACCGGCTCCGAGGGCACGGCCCAGGACTGCCTGCAAACCGGCACCCACCAGGTAGCGGCCGGCTACGTGATTTACGGCTCCAGCACCATGCTGGTGTACACCACCGGCAATGGCGTCAACGGCTTCACCTACGAGCCTTCCCTGGGTGAGTTCTTCCTCTCGCACCCCAACATCCAAACACCCCGCACCGGCGCCATCTATTCCATTAATGAGGGCGTGTCGGAGTCTTTCTCTGAGGGCATGAAGGCCTTTGTGGCGCACTGCAAGGAAAGCAGCTACTCGGCCCGCTACATCGGCTCCCTGGTGGCCGACTTCCACCGCAACCTGCTCAAGGGTGGCATCTACCTGTACCCGGCCTCCCAGAAATCCCCGCAGGGCAAGCTGCGCCTGATGTACGAGTGCAATCCGTTGGCTTTTATCGTGGAGCAGGCCGGTGGCAAATCCAGCAACGGCCGCCGCCGCACCATGGAAATTGAGCCCCAAACCATGCACGAGCGGTGCCCGCTCTTCATCGGCTCCCCCGAGCTGGTGGAGAAAGTAGAAGAGTTCCTGGCCAGCGAGTACGCCAACGACATCGTGCTAAACGCCTAA
- a CDS encoding aspartate kinase yields MHEPHQLKVYKFGGASVKDAAAIRNLVQIVRQYGSDGPLLVVVSAMGKTTNALEELYELAHAGHDYAAPLHTLREFHLSVAAELGIAADFSPDAPGLTELLQLLGDRLATLQPGDYDKQYDQVVSFGELLATCIVARALAAHWLDCRPLLRTDHTWREGRIDWPTTERNLRATLPDLLARGPVVTQGFLGGTASGLTTTLGREGSDYTAAILAYCLGAGSVTIWKDVAGLLNADPKFFADTVRYPEISYQETIEMAYYGASVIHPKTIKPLAVRRIPLLVKSFLDPTAEGTIIHDCRHGLLAPAFIRKAGQCLISFESKDLTFISEENLEVIFGALAQVRLKIHLMQNSAISFSVCTDFSAHRLSTLLALLREQFTIHYNTGLELYTIKNYDAASIRRLTTDRQLLLEQRTRQTFQFVCRGGLNE; encoded by the coding sequence ATGCACGAACCGCATCAGCTGAAAGTCTACAAATTCGGTGGAGCCTCGGTGAAGGATGCCGCAGCCATTCGCAACCTCGTTCAGATTGTCCGGCAGTATGGCTCCGATGGGCCCTTGCTCGTGGTGGTGTCGGCCATGGGCAAAACCACCAATGCCCTGGAGGAGCTGTACGAGCTGGCCCACGCCGGCCACGACTACGCGGCCCCGTTGCACACCCTGCGCGAGTTTCACCTGAGCGTAGCTGCCGAGCTGGGCATTGCCGCGGACTTCAGCCCCGACGCGCCCGGCCTCACGGAGCTGCTTCAGCTCCTCGGCGACCGGCTGGCTACTCTACAGCCCGGCGATTACGACAAGCAGTACGACCAGGTGGTGAGCTTCGGCGAGCTGCTGGCTACCTGCATCGTGGCGCGGGCCCTGGCGGCGCACTGGCTCGACTGCCGCCCCCTGCTGCGCACCGACCACACCTGGCGCGAAGGCCGCATCGACTGGCCCACCACCGAGCGGAACCTGCGCGCCACCCTCCCCGACCTGCTGGCCCGCGGGCCCGTGGTAACGCAGGGCTTTTTGGGCGGCACGGCCAGCGGCCTCACCACTACCCTGGGCCGTGAGGGCTCCGACTACACGGCCGCCATCCTGGCTTACTGCCTGGGCGCGGGCTCGGTTACCATCTGGAAGGATGTGGCCGGCTTGCTCAACGCCGACCCCAAGTTTTTCGCCGACACGGTGCGCTACCCGGAAATCAGCTACCAGGAAACCATCGAAATGGCCTATTACGGGGCATCGGTCATTCACCCCAAAACTATTAAGCCCCTGGCCGTGCGCCGCATTCCGCTGCTGGTGAAGTCGTTTCTGGACCCCACGGCCGAGGGCACCATCATTCACGACTGCCGCCACGGCCTGCTAGCCCCGGCTTTCATCCGCAAGGCGGGGCAGTGTTTGATTTCGTTTGAGTCCAAAGACCTGACGTTCATTTCCGAAGAAAACCTGGAGGTGATTTTCGGGGCCCTGGCCCAGGTGCGCCTTAAGATTCACCTGATGCAGAACTCGGCCATCAGCTTCTCGGTGTGCACCGATTTCTCGGCTCACCGCCTCTCAACGCTGCTGGCCTTGCTGCGCGAGCAGTTCACCATCCACTACAATACCGGCCTGGAGCTGTACACCATCAAAAACTACGACGCCGCCAGCATCCGCCGCCTCACCACCGACCGGCAGCTGCTGCTGGAACAGCGCACCCGCCAAACTTTCCAGTTCGTTTGCCGCGGCGGGCTGAATGAATAG
- a CDS encoding enoyl-CoA hydratase-related protein: MTTPEFITVTPQARPQVALVQLNRPKELNALNLQLMQEVAAALKSLDQDPDVRVIVLTGNERAFAAGADIKQMAGRTAIDMLIIDQFTIWDQIRRTTKPLLAAVSGFALGGGCELAMTCDMIVASETAQFGQPEIRIGTMPGAGGTQRLTRAVGKARAMEMVLTGKPISAQEAATHGLVNRVVPVGQYLEEAFRLAQDIAQMSPVAARLAKESVNRAFETHLDEGLHFERKNFYLTFASEDQKEGMAAFVEKRKAEFKGK, translated from the coding sequence ATGACCACCCCTGAATTTATTACCGTTACGCCCCAGGCCCGGCCGCAGGTGGCCTTGGTTCAGTTGAACCGGCCCAAGGAGCTGAATGCGCTGAACCTGCAGCTGATGCAGGAAGTAGCCGCCGCGCTGAAAAGCCTGGACCAGGACCCCGACGTGCGCGTGATTGTGCTGACCGGCAACGAGCGGGCCTTTGCCGCCGGCGCCGACATCAAGCAGATGGCCGGCCGCACGGCCATCGACATGCTCATCATCGACCAGTTCACGATTTGGGACCAAATCCGACGGACCACCAAGCCGCTGCTGGCGGCCGTGTCGGGGTTTGCGCTGGGCGGGGGCTGCGAGCTGGCCATGACCTGCGACATGATTGTGGCCTCCGAGACGGCGCAGTTCGGGCAGCCCGAGATTCGCATTGGCACCATGCCGGGGGCCGGCGGCACCCAGCGCCTCACGCGGGCCGTGGGCAAGGCCCGCGCCATGGAAATGGTGCTGACCGGCAAGCCCATATCAGCTCAAGAAGCCGCCACCCACGGCCTCGTCAACCGGGTGGTGCCCGTGGGCCAGTACCTGGAAGAGGCCTTCCGCCTGGCCCAGGACATAGCCCAGATGTCGCCGGTGGCGGCCCGGCTGGCCAAGGAATCGGTGAACCGCGCCTTTGAAACCCACCTCGACGAAGGCCTGCACTTCGAGCGGAAGAATTTTTACCTCACCTTCGCCTCCGAAGACCAAAAGGAAGGCATGGCCGCCTTCGTGGAGAAGCGGAAAGCGGAGTTTAAAGGAAAGTGA
- a CDS encoding Fur family transcriptional regulator, with product MSFSSDHSPAPTALTPAQLRDRLARAGLRATRQRLLILECLLTLPGHPTAEQVHRQVAERESSISLGTVYKTLDSFVAAGLTRRVASAEGSARRYDADCTEHHHLFCTDTQEIIDYCDPQLDALIREFFAAKGLHNFEPHSFSLHVRGCKVARK from the coding sequence GTGAGCTTTTCCTCTGATCATTCTCCGGCCCCGACGGCGCTTACGCCGGCCCAGCTGCGCGACCGGCTGGCGCGGGCCGGGCTGCGGGCCACGCGCCAGCGCCTCCTGATCCTGGAGTGTTTGCTCACGCTGCCGGGCCACCCTACGGCCGAGCAGGTACACCGGCAGGTGGCGGAGCGGGAATCGTCGATTTCGCTGGGCACGGTGTACAAGACGCTGGACTCGTTTGTGGCCGCGGGCCTCACGCGCCGCGTGGCCTCGGCCGAAGGCTCCGCCCGCCGCTACGACGCCGACTGCACCGAGCACCACCACCTGTTCTGCACCGATACGCAGGAAATAATCGACTACTGCGACCCGCAGCTCGATGCTCTGATCCGGGAGTTTTTTGCGGCCAAGGGGCTGCACAACTTCGAGCCCCACTCCTTTTCCTTGCACGTGCGCGGCTGCAAGGTGGCGCGCAAGTAA
- a CDS encoding peroxiredoxin, which translates to MAVLVGKRAPSFKAIAVLGGEFEPDFSLDRYLGKKHVIFYFYPADFTSLCLTEILAFQERLADFEAKGVAIVGCSTDTHFSHYTWLQTPREQGGIQGVTYPLVADTTKTIAANYDVLGGHYDYNDAGEMTFIGSPLSYRGLFLIDKDGIVRHQVVNDGPLGRSVNEALRLVDALQHYEQHGEESPADWEAGKNALRSTSSASNYLDKHTAR; encoded by the coding sequence ATGGCAGTTCTCGTAGGCAAACGTGCTCCTTCCTTTAAAGCCATTGCCGTTCTCGGTGGAGAATTTGAACCAGACTTTTCCCTGGACCGGTACCTGGGCAAGAAGCACGTCATCTTCTACTTCTATCCCGCCGATTTCACGTCGTTGTGCCTCACCGAAATTCTTGCTTTCCAGGAGCGGCTGGCTGATTTTGAGGCCAAGGGTGTGGCCATTGTGGGCTGCTCCACCGACACGCACTTCTCGCACTACACCTGGCTGCAAACCCCGCGGGAGCAGGGCGGCATTCAGGGCGTAACGTACCCGCTGGTGGCCGACACCACCAAAACCATTGCCGCCAACTACGACGTGCTGGGGGGCCACTACGACTACAACGACGCCGGGGAAATGACCTTTATCGGCTCGCCCCTGTCTTACCGCGGCCTGTTTCTCATTGACAAAGACGGTATTGTGCGCCACCAGGTCGTGAATGATGGGCCGCTGGGCCGCAGCGTAAACGAGGCACTGCGCCTGGTGGACGCCCTGCAACACTACGAGCAGCACGGCGAGGAGAGCCCCGCCGACTGGGAAGCCGGTAAAAACGCCCTGCGCTCCACCAGCAGCGCCTCGAACTACCTCGATAAGCACACGGCCCGATGA